A portion of the Stella humosa genome contains these proteins:
- a CDS encoding DNA primase family protein, giving the protein MSSAGLMPDARPAVGTPPPTPADDPALDWLLGGLPRNDMGNAERAIGRFGRDLIFCPEMGWLAWIGTHWSLERGTQLANLIVQRTAELINAELAARQDPTRYPADDTVWPAKEQGAHLAWAVATGDVRRLNGMLRVMEHRLTIAPRALDADAWILPVANGTLELRSTAASADGGIAFREHRRDDLTTRSAPVAYDREATCPKTMAWLQHMQPDPEIRLFMQRAAGYALTGTTGEQCAFLFLGEGANGKSTFVNLIRGVLGDYAGTLPVETLLEDERGRSGSQAAPELSRLTGVRVVFAAEPEKKRRLSTSAIKSMASGEPMLVRELNKPFFELDVQFKVIMSFNRRPQVPTEDEGMWRRLRLVPWPVIIPKDDRIPDLHLRLLREEAPGILNWMLDGLRVWKETGLAAPEAVLAATDSYRQDQDPIGEFLGDVTMAMPSASVTAADLYRAYQRWCTRNAQEPLHMRTFGRTLGDRGIVRGKSSIIIYRGITLRAEWQPPYDD; this is encoded by the coding sequence ATGTCCAGCGCTGGTCTGATGCCCGACGCCCGGCCGGCCGTCGGGACGCCCCCACCAACCCCGGCCGATGACCCGGCGCTGGATTGGCTGCTGGGCGGCCTGCCGCGCAACGACATGGGAAATGCCGAGAGGGCCATCGGCCGATTCGGGCGGGACCTGATCTTCTGCCCCGAGATGGGGTGGCTCGCCTGGATCGGCACGCACTGGTCGCTGGAGCGCGGGACGCAACTGGCGAACCTGATCGTGCAGCGCACGGCCGAGCTCATCAATGCCGAGCTGGCAGCCCGGCAGGACCCGACGCGCTACCCGGCGGACGATACCGTGTGGCCGGCGAAAGAGCAGGGTGCGCATCTCGCCTGGGCGGTGGCGACGGGGGACGTGCGACGGCTCAACGGCATGCTGCGGGTGATGGAGCATCGGCTGACGATCGCGCCCAGGGCGCTCGATGCCGACGCCTGGATCCTGCCCGTCGCCAACGGCACGCTCGAGCTGCGGTCGACCGCGGCTTCGGCCGATGGCGGCATCGCCTTTCGCGAGCACCGGCGCGACGACCTGACGACGCGGTCCGCCCCCGTCGCCTACGACCGGGAGGCGACCTGCCCCAAGACGATGGCGTGGCTGCAGCACATGCAGCCCGACCCGGAGATCCGCCTCTTCATGCAGCGGGCGGCGGGCTACGCCTTGACCGGCACCACGGGCGAGCAGTGCGCCTTCCTCTTCCTGGGCGAGGGGGCCAACGGCAAGTCGACCTTCGTCAACCTCATCCGCGGGGTGCTGGGCGACTATGCCGGCACGCTGCCGGTCGAGACGCTGCTGGAAGATGAACGCGGCCGCAGCGGCAGCCAAGCGGCGCCCGAGCTGTCGCGCCTGACCGGCGTGCGCGTGGTGTTCGCGGCCGAGCCCGAGAAGAAACGGCGGCTGTCGACGTCGGCCATCAAGAGCATGGCCTCGGGCGAGCCGATGCTCGTGCGCGAGCTGAACAAGCCGTTCTTCGAGCTCGACGTGCAATTCAAGGTGATCATGTCCTTCAACCGGCGGCCGCAGGTGCCGACCGAGGACGAGGGCATGTGGCGGCGCCTGCGCCTGGTGCCCTGGCCCGTCATCATCCCCAAGGACGATCGCATCCCGGACCTCCATCTCCGCCTGCTGCGGGAGGAGGCGCCGGGCATCCTCAACTGGATGCTGGATGGGCTGCGGGTCTGGAAGGAGACGGGCCTGGCGGCACCCGAGGCAGTGCTGGCGGCCACCGACAGCTATCGCCAGGACCAGGACCCGATCGGCGAGTTCCTGGGCGATGTCACCATGGCGATGCCGTCCGCCTCGGTGACCGCGGCCGACCTCTACCGCGCCTATCAGCGCTGGTGCACCCGCAACGCCCAAGAGCCGCTGCACATGCGCACCTTCGGCCGCACGCTGGGCGATCGCGGCATCGTGCGGGGCAAGAGCTCCATCATCATCTACCGCGGCATCACGCTGCGGGCGGAATGGCAGCCGCCCTATGACGACTGA
- a CDS encoding phage terminase large subunit family protein, which yields MLASAKSTVHVAWSRGLRPDPIVTVAEWAEQHRRIPEETSPIPGRWRNATTPYLVEPMRLASPSHPARRVTLIKSAQIGGSELITNFLGTVIDTAPGPTLVVHPTVEAGKDWTAEKFDAAIQATRRLRDRVADGNSRDSRGSTMKRKRFPGGFIIVTGANSTRALRQRSIRYVVKDDWSDWPQDVDGQGDPDKMADARQIAYEDTGTAKSVQVSTPTVKGACRVTKAWEASDQRRYLVPCPHCGWRQHLRFRPDTEGRGGLRFDPTPPFQARYACEDCGSLIDHHEKRQMLAKGAWLATSPGPGRQPGFALNALYSPFVSWDKVAEEFVAARDDPHLLKTFVNLWLGEAWEEKGDAPEWEGLKKRAEDYPIGILPVGAALVTIGIDVQKRGLYFEVVAWGPGKTSWSIDFGYIEGDTDEDPSTGAVWAALDEVYQRTWPTAGGNRIGCDMLAIDAGYATQQVYSWARARPRVMAVKGTDGWDRAVLGQATPQMVNYRGKKIAKGVLLWPVYTWNLKSEFYAQLRKPGPAPGAEEWPAGYCHYSTLHPDGFFQQQTAESLIEREVKGRLKQEWKVSGDNHYLDARIYAMAAFHRAARRLGVLYNDLAVWAALIEMRGSVRPPQAELPLDGAAPAGAPPRVSAPVPARPSPRRIIQSSYVGG from the coding sequence ATGCTGGCATCCGCTAAGTCCACCGTCCACGTCGCCTGGTCGCGCGGCCTGCGCCCGGACCCGATCGTCACCGTCGCCGAATGGGCCGAGCAGCACCGCCGCATTCCGGAGGAGACCTCGCCCATCCCCGGCCGCTGGCGCAACGCGACGACGCCCTACCTGGTCGAGCCGATGCGCCTGGCCTCGCCCAGCCACCCGGCCCGCCGCGTCACCCTGATCAAGTCCGCCCAGATCGGCGGTAGCGAGCTCATCACCAACTTCCTCGGCACCGTCATCGACACCGCCCCCGGCCCGACGCTGGTGGTGCATCCCACGGTCGAGGCCGGCAAGGACTGGACGGCCGAGAAGTTCGACGCCGCCATCCAGGCGACCCGCCGCCTGCGCGATCGCGTCGCCGACGGCAACAGCCGCGACAGCCGCGGCTCGACCATGAAGCGCAAGCGCTTCCCCGGCGGCTTCATCATCGTGACCGGGGCGAACAGCACACGGGCGCTCCGCCAGCGCTCCATCCGCTACGTCGTGAAGGACGATTGGTCGGACTGGCCGCAGGATGTCGACGGCCAGGGCGACCCGGACAAGATGGCCGACGCCCGCCAGATCGCCTACGAGGACACCGGCACGGCCAAGTCCGTGCAGGTCTCGACGCCCACCGTGAAGGGCGCCTGCCGCGTCACCAAGGCGTGGGAGGCCTCCGACCAGCGTCGCTACCTGGTGCCCTGCCCGCACTGCGGCTGGCGCCAGCACCTGCGCTTCCGCCCCGACACCGAGGGCCGCGGCGGCCTGCGCTTCGACCCCACGCCCCCCTTCCAGGCCCGCTACGCCTGCGAGGATTGCGGCTCGCTCATCGACCACCACGAGAAGCGCCAGATGCTGGCGAAGGGCGCCTGGCTCGCCACCAGCCCCGGCCCCGGCCGCCAGCCCGGCTTCGCCCTGAACGCCCTCTATTCGCCCTTCGTGTCGTGGGACAAGGTCGCCGAGGAGTTCGTGGCCGCCCGCGACGATCCCCACCTGCTGAAGACGTTCGTCAACTTGTGGCTGGGCGAAGCCTGGGAAGAAAAGGGCGACGCGCCGGAGTGGGAGGGGCTGAAGAAGCGGGCCGAGGACTACCCGATCGGCATCCTGCCGGTGGGCGCCGCCCTCGTCACCATCGGCATCGACGTGCAGAAGCGCGGCCTTTACTTCGAGGTGGTGGCCTGGGGGCCGGGCAAGACGAGCTGGTCGATCGACTTCGGCTACATCGAGGGCGACACCGACGAGGACCCCTCGACGGGCGCCGTCTGGGCAGCACTGGACGAGGTCTACCAGCGCACCTGGCCGACCGCCGGCGGCAACCGCATCGGCTGCGACATGCTGGCGATCGATGCCGGCTACGCCACCCAGCAGGTCTATTCCTGGGCCCGCGCCCGGCCGCGGGTCATGGCGGTGAAGGGCACCGACGGCTGGGACCGCGCCGTGCTCGGCCAAGCGACGCCGCAGATGGTGAACTACCGCGGCAAGAAGATCGCCAAGGGCGTCCTGCTGTGGCCCGTCTACACCTGGAACCTGAAGTCCGAATTCTACGCCCAGCTCCGCAAGCCCGGCCCGGCACCGGGTGCCGAGGAATGGCCGGCCGGCTACTGCCACTATTCGACCCTGCACCCGGACGGCTTCTTCCAGCAGCAGACCGCCGAAAGCCTGATCGAGCGCGAGGTGAAGGGCCGCCTGAAGCAGGAATGGAAGGTCTCAGGCGACAACCACTATCTCGACGCCCGCATCTACGCCATGGCCGCCTTCCACCGCGCGGCCCGCCGCCTCGGCGTCCTCTACAACGACCTGGCGGTGTGGGCCGCCCTGATCGAAATGCGCGGCAGCGTCCGCCCGCCCCAGGCCGAACTGCCGCTCGACGGTGCCGCCCCGGCCGGCGCCCCGCCGCGCGTCTCGGCCCCCGTCCCGGCGCGGCCGAGCCCGCGCCGCATCATCCAGTCCAGCTACGTCGGAGGGTAG
- a CDS encoding phage head-tail joining protein has product MAWTQAQLDELKAAYASGVMRIRHEDRWVEYRSGAEMERAIARIEAELAGASGTLRVRQYRLYQDGKGL; this is encoded by the coding sequence ATGGCCTGGACGCAAGCCCAGCTCGACGAGCTGAAAGCCGCCTACGCCTCCGGCGTCATGCGCATCCGCCATGAGGATCGCTGGGTCGAGTACCGCTCGGGTGCGGAGATGGAGCGGGCGATCGCGCGAATCGAGGCAGAGTTGGCGGGTGCGTCCGGCACCCTGCGGGTCCGCCAATATCGGCTCTATCAGGACGGGAAGGGACTATAA